One stretch of candidate division TA06 bacterium DNA includes these proteins:
- a CDS encoding dephospho-CoA kinase has translation MSMIIKRKIVLAGLTGGAGSGKSTAAGYFRGLGAKVIDADRIGHGLLKAGSPCHDKVIKAFGPGIAAGGRINRKALGKVVFGNKREMRKLNRIVHPCILTDIKNKIEKIKNGGFKGLVIVDAALIVPWGLQKKLDILIVVDTPVKTRLERLAAKGISPAQARRIMASQLPVSKLKREADIILVNDGSLSGLKKKVNMIHRYLLDQSST, from the coding sequence ATGTCAATGATCATCAAAAGAAAAATCGTGCTGGCCGGCCTGACCGGCGGGGCCGGCTCGGGCAAAAGCACGGCGGCCGGATATTTCCGCGGCTTGGGGGCAAAGGTCATCGATGCCGACCGGATCGGGCACGGCCTGCTGAAAGCCGGCTCGCCCTGCCATGACAAGGTCATCAAGGCTTTCGGCCCTGGCATAGCGGCCGGGGGCAGGATAAACCGGAAAGCTCTGGGCAAGGTCGTCTTTGGCAACAAAAGGGAAATGAGAAAACTGAACAGGATCGTTCATCCTTGTATTCTAACCGATATAAAAAATAAAATAGAAAAAATAAAAAATGGCGGGTTCAAGGGTCTGGTGATAGTGGACGCCGCGCTGATCGTGCCCTGGGGCCTGCAGAAGAAGCTGGATATTCTGATAGTGGTGGACACTCCGGTAAAGACCAGGCTGGAGCGTCTTGCGGCCAAGGGAATTTCCCCGGCTCAGGCCCGGAGAATAATGGCATCCCAGCTTCCGGTTTCAAAACTCAAACGGGAAGCGGACATAATTCTCGTCAATGACGGCAGCCTGTCCGGTCTGAAGAAAAAAGTGAATATGATCCACCGCTATCTGTTGGACCAAAGTTCAACTTGA